In Thalassoglobus sp. JC818, a single window of DNA contains:
- a CDS encoding MG2 domain-containing protein, protein MSRPTFAVLLLFLCGVSLLGVFRIQAQTPNLEQQRSEAAKLFKDGQYKEALTIFVGLVKSEENSGATLAYDLKSAANCYRKLQQMHELDDLLAVMISTHPEDWRGYWTAAQELQIGPSNGVVVAGEFRRGNQRGGGEYASVEDRDRVQSLRWMMEAKRLMPTEVTPEEQANFYEFFASIYADGRLGTHSWLLQDSTSLEELPEPEIGYQYNYRSRKDRAAPVDENGQPIFFTVPSSLEDAKSDGERWRWCLQQAAEQDPSRKARLDFNFAEFARSQFGVPTLRRWGIDLSGLDSKDEASAESKTWQLPTLGEDETIARLATGTLRFKLPEDYDFIGNLRKISESDNKADSERALLLLAQVFEDRLQYDTAAEVWKLAIERHGPGRQNYRQNRLDQIVNNWGQFESVQSQASGVGAKIDYRFRNGDLVHFAAQEIKVPELIKDIQIYLKTSPKELDWQKLQVENIGYRLVSENETKYLGKTVAAWSVDLEPRENHFDRRTTISTPLQNAGAYLLTAKMNDGNTSRIIIWLDNTAIVKKQLNGRSMYFVADATTGEPLNKIPVEFFGWKQEQVPNTVRDYAISVKQHAEFTNEDGVILADEKLLSDDMRWMAIVQTDDKRFAYLGFSGVWYGDYQRSRYDQQKVYVVTDRPVYRPEQKVEFKFWMREVTYEKTDAERFANQEFTVRISDPQGTEVFKQRMTTDKFGGLAGSYDLPEGATLGNYYLSIDHERGISGGNSFRVEEYKKPEFEVTIDAPQKPVALGEPIQATISARYFFGAPVTNAKVQFKVERSKHDSRWFPVTRWDWLYGSGFWWFASEYQWYPGFSRWGSLPPIPGWWNWNPDPPELVLDQEVEIGPDGTVQVDIDTSLAKALHGDSDHEYKITAEVTDASRRTIVGSGSVLVAREPFKVFAWTTRGHYSVGNVVDAEFQARTVDGQGVQGTGSLKLQQISYDENGIPQEKTVEEWELNTDEDGKASQKINAQSAGQYRLSYSVTADDKTIEGACLFVIRGAGFDGSDFRFNDLELVLNKQTYSPGEEIELLVNTNRIGSTVLLFVRAENGLAPAKPQILRLDGKSTVVPIEVVDRDMPNFFIEAITISNGELHTAVQEVVVPPQDRIINVEILTETEKFRPGQQADIQVKFTDDEGKPFEGSLVMSVYDRAVEYISGGSNVTEIREFFWKWKRNHYPNSEHNLSKYFGLLTKSGEILMGNIGIFGGEVADTDKLAKRKLELADGAPQGRGGRLMSTRAMPAPMSAAGGEVAESMVADFAAEAPAEAEMVAPTVRTNFADTAFWKADLSTNHDGIAEVSFTMPENLSSWKMRAWGLGEGTAVGEATTEVVTSKDFVVRLQAPRFFVEKDEVVISAVVHNYLETAKQAEVSLDLSGDTLKFLSPDDQQQTVQITAGGEARIDWRVKAVAEGTATITAQGLTDEESDAMKMSFPVYLHGFEKFESFAGVIRPEDTSDRIVIVVPEERRPEQTRLEIRYSPTLAGAMVDALPYLAEYPYGCTEQTLNRFVPTVITQGILRRMGLNLAEIKEKRTNLNAQEIGDPNERATRWKHFDRNPVFDEAELTRMVKKGVQDLTSMQNSDGGWGWFSGYGERSYPHTTAVVVHGLQQAAKNDIAIVDGIIEKGIAWLTKYQLEQVELLEEGDRQTENPSRKRHRTQASNLDALIFSVLVDAGEVNQSMQNFLYRDRLKLSLYGQALTGLALDKIGANEQRDMIVRNIDQFVTVDDENQTAYIDLPNNAYWWNWYGSSIEANAQYLKLLCRIAPQAPKTSGLVKFILNNRKHGSYWTNTRDTAYCIEALAEYLEATNELKPDMTVEVFIDGERKQSVEITSDNLFTFENAFVIEGADLTSGEHTIELRKSGTGPLYHNAYLTNFSLEDFITKAGLEVKVQRTFYRLVQDESASSVVSGSRGQVVDQKSLKYDRVLLENLSDVKSGDLIEVELEIDSKNDYEYVIFEDLKAAGTEPVDLRSGYTSGGLGAYVEFRDERVAFFMRTLERGKHSVSYRLRAEIPGQFSALPARAYAMYAPELRGNSDEFKLIIEDTE, encoded by the coding sequence ATGTCTCGACCAACTTTCGCGGTGCTTCTTCTCTTTCTTTGCGGAGTGTCCCTGCTGGGAGTCTTCAGAATTCAGGCCCAGACACCAAATCTTGAGCAACAGCGTTCCGAGGCAGCGAAGCTGTTCAAAGATGGCCAGTACAAGGAGGCACTCACAATTTTTGTGGGGCTCGTGAAGTCTGAGGAAAACTCTGGGGCGACGCTGGCATACGATCTCAAGAGTGCAGCAAATTGTTACCGAAAGCTTCAACAAATGCACGAACTCGACGATCTTCTGGCAGTGATGATCAGCACTCACCCTGAGGATTGGAGGGGCTATTGGACAGCTGCACAAGAACTACAGATAGGCCCATCGAACGGAGTTGTCGTCGCAGGCGAATTTCGACGGGGAAATCAGCGGGGTGGCGGCGAGTACGCATCAGTCGAAGATCGGGATCGGGTTCAATCGCTTCGCTGGATGATGGAAGCCAAGCGGCTCATGCCGACCGAAGTGACTCCTGAAGAACAAGCCAATTTCTACGAGTTCTTCGCCAGCATTTATGCGGATGGTCGATTGGGAACACACTCCTGGTTGCTGCAAGACTCCACATCGCTCGAGGAACTTCCAGAGCCGGAAATCGGATATCAATACAACTATCGCTCACGGAAAGATCGTGCAGCTCCAGTCGATGAAAACGGCCAACCCATCTTTTTCACCGTTCCTTCGTCTCTGGAAGATGCGAAATCAGACGGCGAACGCTGGCGCTGGTGTTTGCAACAAGCTGCTGAGCAGGACCCGTCACGAAAGGCTCGTCTCGACTTCAACTTCGCAGAGTTCGCCCGATCTCAATTCGGCGTGCCCACTCTCAGACGCTGGGGGATCGATCTCAGCGGCCTCGACTCGAAAGATGAAGCCTCCGCAGAATCAAAAACTTGGCAACTCCCCACACTGGGAGAAGACGAAACAATCGCTCGACTGGCCACGGGGACTCTTCGCTTCAAACTTCCGGAAGATTACGACTTCATCGGGAACCTTCGGAAAATCAGCGAAAGCGACAACAAAGCCGATTCCGAACGCGCTTTGCTCTTGTTGGCGCAAGTCTTCGAAGACCGGCTTCAATACGACACCGCAGCTGAAGTCTGGAAGTTAGCAATTGAACGCCACGGTCCCGGAAGACAGAACTACCGACAAAACCGGCTCGACCAAATTGTCAACAACTGGGGACAGTTCGAGTCCGTTCAAAGCCAGGCATCCGGGGTCGGAGCCAAGATCGACTACCGGTTCCGCAACGGAGACCTCGTTCATTTCGCTGCTCAGGAAATCAAAGTCCCAGAGTTGATCAAAGACATTCAAATCTACCTGAAGACATCGCCCAAAGAACTCGACTGGCAAAAGCTTCAGGTGGAAAACATCGGCTACCGTCTTGTTTCCGAAAACGAAACGAAATATCTGGGTAAAACGGTCGCTGCCTGGTCGGTCGACCTCGAACCTCGCGAAAATCACTTTGACCGGCGAACGACAATCTCCACGCCATTGCAGAACGCGGGAGCCTACCTGCTGACTGCGAAGATGAACGACGGCAACACCAGCCGCATCATTATTTGGCTCGACAACACAGCGATCGTCAAGAAACAGCTCAACGGACGGTCAATGTATTTTGTCGCTGATGCTACGACCGGAGAACCACTCAACAAAATCCCGGTTGAGTTCTTCGGATGGAAGCAGGAGCAAGTTCCGAACACCGTTCGAGACTACGCGATTTCAGTCAAACAACACGCCGAGTTCACCAACGAAGACGGAGTTATCCTCGCTGACGAAAAGCTGCTCTCGGACGACATGCGATGGATGGCCATCGTTCAAACCGATGACAAACGCTTTGCCTACCTCGGATTCAGCGGCGTTTGGTACGGCGATTATCAACGCTCGAGATACGACCAGCAGAAAGTTTACGTCGTCACCGATCGTCCGGTTTACCGTCCAGAACAAAAGGTCGAATTCAAGTTCTGGATGCGTGAAGTCACTTACGAAAAGACAGACGCTGAGCGATTCGCCAATCAGGAATTCACCGTTCGAATCAGCGACCCGCAAGGGACGGAAGTCTTCAAACAGCGGATGACCACGGACAAATTCGGCGGACTCGCAGGTAGCTACGATTTACCAGAAGGTGCCACTCTCGGAAACTATTATCTTTCGATTGATCACGAACGAGGCATCAGCGGCGGCAATTCATTCCGAGTGGAAGAGTACAAGAAGCCTGAATTCGAAGTGACCATCGATGCTCCCCAGAAACCAGTCGCACTCGGCGAACCGATCCAAGCGACGATTTCAGCTCGATACTTCTTCGGAGCCCCAGTCACGAACGCCAAAGTTCAATTCAAAGTCGAAAGATCAAAACACGACTCGCGCTGGTTCCCTGTCACTCGCTGGGACTGGCTTTACGGCAGCGGATTCTGGTGGTTTGCATCGGAGTATCAATGGTACCCCGGTTTCAGTCGATGGGGCTCGCTGCCGCCGATTCCCGGTTGGTGGAACTGGAACCCGGATCCCCCCGAACTGGTTCTTGATCAGGAAGTCGAAATCGGTCCCGACGGAACCGTTCAAGTCGACATCGATACCTCACTCGCAAAAGCGCTGCATGGGGATAGCGACCACGAATACAAAATCACTGCCGAAGTGACCGATGCCTCTCGACGCACAATCGTCGGCTCCGGATCAGTCCTTGTGGCTCGAGAACCTTTCAAGGTCTTTGCATGGACGACTCGCGGGCATTACTCCGTCGGAAATGTCGTCGACGCTGAGTTTCAAGCTCGCACGGTCGACGGGCAAGGTGTTCAAGGAACGGGAAGTCTCAAACTTCAGCAGATTTCTTACGACGAAAACGGAATTCCCCAAGAAAAGACCGTTGAAGAATGGGAACTCAACACTGACGAAGACGGGAAAGCTTCACAAAAAATCAACGCTCAGTCCGCCGGGCAGTATCGCCTCTCGTACTCCGTCACCGCGGACGACAAGACAATTGAAGGAGCCTGCCTGTTCGTGATTCGCGGAGCCGGATTCGACGGCTCTGATTTCCGCTTCAATGACCTCGAACTGGTTCTCAACAAACAAACGTACTCACCCGGTGAAGAGATCGAACTTCTCGTGAACACCAACCGGATCGGCTCGACGGTCCTGCTGTTCGTGCGAGCAGAGAACGGACTGGCCCCGGCCAAACCGCAAATCTTGCGTCTGGATGGCAAGAGCACCGTCGTCCCCATTGAAGTCGTCGATCGCGACATGCCGAATTTCTTCATCGAAGCGATCACCATTTCCAACGGGGAACTGCATACCGCCGTTCAGGAAGTCGTCGTTCCGCCTCAGGATCGAATCATCAATGTTGAGATCCTGACCGAAACCGAAAAGTTCCGGCCCGGACAACAAGCTGACATTCAAGTCAAATTCACTGACGACGAAGGCAAACCTTTCGAAGGTTCACTCGTCATGAGCGTGTACGACCGCGCGGTCGAGTACATCTCCGGTGGCTCGAACGTGACCGAGATCCGTGAATTCTTCTGGAAGTGGAAACGGAATCACTACCCAAATTCTGAACACAACCTAAGCAAGTATTTTGGATTGCTCACGAAGTCCGGAGAAATCCTGATGGGGAACATCGGGATCTTTGGCGGTGAAGTTGCAGACACTGACAAACTTGCCAAGCGCAAACTGGAGTTAGCTGATGGAGCTCCTCAAGGCAGGGGTGGTCGATTGATGAGTACACGAGCGATGCCTGCTCCGATGTCAGCTGCCGGAGGAGAAGTCGCGGAATCGATGGTCGCAGATTTTGCAGCAGAAGCCCCTGCCGAAGCTGAGATGGTCGCACCAACAGTTCGAACTAACTTCGCCGACACCGCTTTCTGGAAAGCAGATCTCTCAACCAATCACGACGGAATCGCTGAAGTCTCATTCACGATGCCGGAAAATCTTTCCTCATGGAAAATGCGTGCCTGGGGCTTGGGAGAGGGCACGGCAGTCGGTGAAGCAACCACTGAAGTTGTCACGTCGAAAGACTTCGTCGTTCGACTCCAGGCTCCGCGATTCTTCGTCGAGAAAGACGAGGTCGTGATTTCTGCAGTTGTTCACAACTATCTGGAAACCGCCAAACAAGCTGAAGTCTCACTCGACCTCAGTGGCGATACTCTCAAGTTCCTCTCTCCCGACGATCAACAACAGACCGTTCAAATCACAGCGGGTGGGGAAGCACGCATCGACTGGCGAGTTAAAGCAGTCGCTGAGGGAACCGCCACAATCACTGCACAAGGACTGACCGACGAAGAGTCGGATGCGATGAAAATGTCATTCCCGGTGTATTTGCATGGGTTTGAAAAGTTCGAGTCGTTCGCCGGAGTCATTCGTCCGGAAGACACAAGCGATCGGATCGTCATCGTTGTCCCCGAAGAGAGACGCCCCGAACAGACCCGGCTTGAAATTCGGTACTCGCCGACTCTTGCTGGAGCAATGGTGGATGCTCTCCCCTACCTCGCCGAATATCCATATGGCTGCACCGAACAAACTCTCAACCGGTTCGTGCCGACGGTCATCACGCAGGGCATCTTGCGTCGCATGGGATTAAATCTTGCAGAGATCAAGGAGAAACGTACCAACCTGAACGCCCAGGAAATTGGCGATCCGAATGAACGTGCAACTCGCTGGAAACACTTCGACCGAAACCCTGTTTTCGACGAAGCCGAGCTCACACGGATGGTCAAGAAGGGAGTTCAGGATCTCACCTCGATGCAGAATTCCGACGGTGGATGGGGATGGTTCTCTGGTTATGGAGAACGTTCTTATCCGCACACGACAGCGGTTGTTGTCCACGGGCTGCAACAAGCTGCGAAGAACGATATTGCGATTGTCGATGGAATTATCGAGAAGGGAATTGCGTGGCTCACTAAGTATCAACTTGAGCAGGTCGAATTGCTGGAGGAAGGAGATCGACAGACTGAGAACCCGAGTCGCAAGCGTCATCGAACGCAAGCGAGTAACCTCGACGCTCTCATCTTCTCTGTTCTCGTCGACGCTGGCGAAGTCAATCAGTCGATGCAGAACTTTCTCTATCGCGACCGTCTGAAACTTTCACTGTACGGTCAGGCACTCACTGGTCTCGCTCTCGACAAGATCGGCGCCAATGAACAACGCGACATGATCGTGCGCAACATCGATCAATTCGTGACCGTCGATGACGAAAACCAGACCGCCTATATCGATTTGCCGAACAACGCATACTGGTGGAATTGGTATGGCAGTTCGATTGAAGCGAACGCTCAATACCTCAAGCTGCTCTGCCGGATCGCACCGCAAGCCCCCAAAACTTCCGGTCTTGTGAAGTTCATTTTGAACAACCGTAAGCACGGCTCGTACTGGACCAACACCCGAGATACTGCCTACTGCATTGAAGCACTGGCTGAGTACCTCGAAGCGACGAACGAACTGAAGCCAGACATGACCGTTGAAGTCTTCATTGACGGAGAACGCAAGCAGTCAGTCGAAATCACCTCAGACAATCTGTTTACCTTCGAGAATGCATTCGTGATCGAAGGAGCGGATCTAACCTCGGGTGAGCACACCATCGAACTTCGCAAATCCGGCACCGGCCCGCTGTATCACAACGCGTACCTGACGAATTTCTCGCTTGAAGATTTCATCACGAAAGCCGGCCTGGAAGTCAAAGTTCAACGCACGTTCTATCGACTCGTTCAGGACGAGAGTGCCAGCTCGGTCGTGTCCGGAAGTCGAGGTCAAGTCGTCGACCAGAAATCATTGAAATACGACCGAGTCCTTCTCGAGAATCTCAGCGATGTGAAAAGCGGAGACCTGATTGAAGTCGAACTCGAGATCGATTCGAAGAACGACTACGAATACGTCATTTTCGAAGACCTCAAAGCTGCTGGAACCGAGCCAGTTGACCTGAGGAGTGGCTACACGAGCGGTGGCCTCGGAGCGTATGTCGAATTCCGGGACGAACGAGTCGCCTTCTTCATGCGAACTCTGGAACGGGGCAAACATTCGGTGAGCTATCGTCTTCGAGCAGAGATCCCCGGACAATTCAGCGCCCTCCCCGCTCGGGCATACGCCATGTACGCCCCCGAACTTAGGGGAAATTCCGACGAGTTCAAGCTGATCATCGAAGACACTGAGTAG
- a CDS encoding HEAT repeat domain-containing protein — MKNLLLMCSVALLVSPFGSVNGGEGALAARETIQLTDAQEEQCLKILREAMASDEFWPAMHAAEALTLAGYGDEVREALEPKLPAETDDQKRCGLARELVRAGATEYTATMLEILDKEDTYGHTHAAESLFKVDAIGNGKGLKQVLRTTTDMKTKLMAAAALARSGDERAMKLLRRELKSDDEQTFRIAAWILARIGDQSDVRQMRRNVKRANDPLVKAYNEHALATLGDEAGMQALIDNLSDDDPAIRTYAATFAGDARATEAKELLLQLLEDDYLDARIRAAQTLLVLSQPKA; from the coding sequence ATGAAAAATCTCCTGTTGATGTGCTCAGTGGCTCTGCTTGTCTCACCGTTCGGAAGTGTCAACGGTGGTGAAGGAGCGCTGGCTGCCCGTGAAACGATTCAGTTGACCGATGCTCAGGAGGAACAGTGCCTCAAAATCTTGCGAGAGGCGATGGCCTCCGACGAGTTCTGGCCTGCGATGCATGCCGCAGAGGCACTTACTCTCGCCGGTTACGGGGATGAAGTTCGCGAAGCCCTCGAGCCAAAATTGCCAGCTGAAACTGACGATCAGAAACGCTGCGGCCTCGCACGCGAACTCGTTCGGGCTGGAGCGACTGAGTACACAGCGACGATGCTCGAAATCCTCGACAAGGAAGACACATACGGTCATACGCACGCGGCCGAAAGTTTGTTCAAGGTCGACGCGATCGGCAACGGAAAAGGGCTGAAGCAGGTGCTGAGAACGACCACCGACATGAAGACCAAGCTCATGGCAGCTGCCGCACTGGCACGGTCTGGTGATGAGCGAGCCATGAAGCTGCTGCGTCGAGAGTTAAAGAGCGACGACGAACAGACGTTCCGCATCGCAGCCTGGATTCTGGCCCGGATTGGTGATCAATCGGACGTTCGACAAATGCGTCGAAACGTCAAACGCGCGAATGATCCGCTGGTCAAAGCTTACAATGAGCATGCGTTGGCAACTCTGGGTGATGAAGCAGGAATGCAAGCATTGATCGACAATCTGAGCGACGATGACCCCGCAATTCGGACGTATGCAGCCACATTCGCAGGTGACGCACGAGCGACTGAAGCGAAAGAGTTGCTTCTGCAGTTGTTAGAGGACGATTATCTCGACGCTCGCATCCGGGCTGCGCAAACATTGCTCGTTCTCTCTCAACCAAAAGCCTGA
- the coaE gene encoding dephospho-CoA kinase (Dephospho-CoA kinase (CoaE) performs the final step in coenzyme A biosynthesis.), protein MSIPVIGVIGGIGSGKTTFTRAVGEQLNARILDADQVGHQVLRIDSVKSQLRENFGDGIFDSSGEVVRSALARQVFGTEEKQQSARLQLNQIVHPEIRRLLEEQLQEMRSDLEAEVIFLDAALMIEAGWVSVCDAVVFLDVPEQVRLERVQKRGWTPEEFAKREASQLSLTEKKNRADFVVDHTLPPQQAAALFIDWYVSQFETESTNREAVSQPSQS, encoded by the coding sequence TTGTCGATTCCTGTGATCGGTGTGATCGGTGGAATTGGCTCAGGTAAGACGACCTTTACGCGCGCAGTCGGCGAACAGCTGAACGCTCGGATTTTGGATGCAGATCAGGTCGGGCATCAGGTCCTTCGCATTGATTCCGTCAAATCGCAGCTTCGAGAGAATTTCGGAGACGGCATTTTTGATAGCTCTGGCGAAGTCGTGCGGTCTGCACTGGCCCGTCAGGTGTTTGGAACTGAAGAGAAACAGCAGTCTGCACGTTTGCAACTGAATCAAATTGTTCACCCGGAAATACGAAGACTCCTCGAAGAACAACTTCAGGAGATGAGATCAGATTTAGAGGCTGAGGTCATTTTCCTCGATGCGGCGCTCATGATCGAAGCTGGCTGGGTCAGTGTTTGCGATGCCGTCGTGTTTCTGGATGTTCCTGAACAGGTGCGTCTGGAACGGGTCCAAAAGCGCGGATGGACACCGGAAGAATTCGCAAAGCGCGAAGCAAGTCAGCTAAGTTTGACAGAGAAGAAAAACAGGGCAGACTTCGTTGTCGATCACACACTTCCGCCACAGCAGGCTGCCGCGTTGTTCATCGACTGGTATGTCAGCCAGTTCGAAACCGAATCCACAAATCGAGAAGCTGTTTCACAGCCGTCTCAGTCATAA
- a CDS encoding aldolase/citrate lyase family protein yields the protein MRKSRTLAKIRAGETARMCALGHYIPAYIKHAANAGYDCIWLDTEHRQMEDHQIQSLLAFGHLFDIDIMVRARTLEKTRLYRLLEDGATGLMIPHVSTPEKAAMLVDSVKFPPIGDRGLDGAGLDADFLCNDPMTFPEEANRETFLVVQIETPQAIENVEKIAATDGVDVLFIGPGDLGLRLRHQETGWSLEEAYQRTADACKKHGKAWACPVSGKEEIQKRRQQGAQLLAHGGDFLGLKRMLEANIQDFDE from the coding sequence ATGCGAAAGAGTCGGACACTTGCGAAAATTCGTGCTGGGGAAACGGCTCGTATGTGTGCTTTGGGGCACTACATCCCTGCATATATTAAGCACGCAGCGAATGCTGGTTACGATTGTATCTGGCTGGATACCGAACACCGGCAGATGGAAGATCATCAGATTCAGTCGCTGCTGGCGTTCGGGCATCTGTTCGACATCGACATCATGGTCCGAGCGCGAACACTCGAGAAAACGCGTCTGTATCGCTTGCTTGAAGACGGAGCCACGGGCTTGATGATTCCGCATGTCAGCACACCCGAGAAAGCAGCCATGCTGGTCGATTCCGTCAAGTTTCCGCCAATTGGAGATCGTGGGCTCGACGGAGCTGGGCTGGATGCAGACTTTCTCTGCAACGATCCGATGACCTTCCCTGAGGAAGCCAATCGAGAAACATTTCTCGTCGTCCAGATTGAAACACCTCAAGCGATTGAGAACGTCGAAAAGATCGCTGCGACTGACGGAGTTGACGTTCTGTTCATTGGTCCAGGAGATCTCGGGTTGCGGCTGCGACATCAGGAGACCGGTTGGTCCCTCGAAGAGGCCTATCAACGAACTGCTGATGCCTGCAAAAAGCACGGCAAAGCATGGGCCTGCCCGGTCAGCGGCAAGGAAGAGATTCAGAAGCGTCGCCAGCAGGGGGCACAGCTTCTCGCTCACGGAGGGGATTTCCTCGGATTGAAACGGATGCTCGAAGCGAACATTCAAGACTTTGATGAATGA
- a CDS encoding arylsulfatase, translating into MLKFILTVFGLQLFITIGLLQAADRPNIIYIMTDDLGYGDLGCYGQEVIETPNIDRLASQGMRFTDHYSGHTVCRPSRLVLWTGQHCGTTGLIGNRPRSLTGMEATVSQQLKKVGYRTGGVGKWALGNVDTPDEINNPGHPNNNGFDYWFGYLNQSNAHNFYPTFLWENKKQVTLPGNVIGDYENGRGRVSSVRVSYSHDFMTDAAFKFVKENAAEPFLLHIHWTIPHANNEGGRAVGDGMEVPDYGIYKDRDWPNPEKGFAAMITHMDRDVGRLMALLDDLDLTEKTLIIFTSDNGPHEEGGHKHEFFDSNGPLQGYKRSMHEGGIRVPFIARWPGTVPAGKTSDLPSAFYDFLPTACELAGAETPDGIDGISYAPTLLGNDADQKRHEYLYFASQEGRTSVGVRSGKWKLVRYPDKPNRDADLASPGEWKLYDVTTDPGEETDLSAQHSEVVEKMTESLIRDGLWKEDVDSSSN; encoded by the coding sequence TTGTTAAAGTTCATTCTGACCGTATTCGGCTTACAGCTTTTCATCACCATTGGTCTGCTTCAAGCTGCCGATCGCCCGAACATCATCTACATCATGACGGATGATCTGGGGTACGGAGACTTGGGGTGCTATGGGCAAGAGGTGATCGAAACCCCCAACATCGATCGGCTGGCCAGTCAGGGAATGCGTTTCACTGATCACTATTCCGGGCACACCGTCTGTCGACCATCACGACTAGTGCTTTGGACCGGTCAGCATTGTGGAACGACCGGACTCATCGGAAATCGACCTCGCAGCCTGACCGGGATGGAAGCAACAGTCAGTCAACAGCTTAAGAAAGTTGGCTATCGAACCGGTGGAGTTGGAAAATGGGCTTTGGGGAATGTGGACACTCCTGACGAAATCAACAACCCGGGACATCCCAACAATAACGGGTTTGATTACTGGTTCGGCTACTTGAATCAAAGCAATGCCCACAACTTTTATCCAACGTTTCTCTGGGAGAACAAGAAACAAGTCACACTCCCCGGAAACGTCATCGGAGACTACGAAAACGGTCGCGGTCGCGTTTCATCGGTCAGGGTCAGTTACTCACATGATTTCATGACAGATGCGGCCTTCAAGTTCGTCAAAGAGAACGCCGCCGAACCTTTCTTGCTTCACATCCATTGGACGATTCCACACGCGAATAACGAGGGCGGACGTGCTGTTGGCGATGGGATGGAGGTGCCTGACTACGGGATCTACAAAGATCGTGACTGGCCGAATCCGGAGAAAGGATTTGCAGCGATGATCACGCACATGGATCGCGACGTGGGACGGTTGATGGCGCTGCTGGATGATCTCGACTTGACTGAAAAGACGCTCATCATCTTCACGTCAGATAATGGACCTCACGAAGAAGGAGGCCACAAGCACGAGTTCTTTGACTCCAATGGCCCGCTGCAGGGGTACAAGCGATCGATGCACGAGGGCGGAATTCGAGTTCCTTTCATCGCACGCTGGCCGGGAACTGTTCCAGCTGGAAAAACCAGCGATCTCCCTTCTGCATTTTATGATTTCCTGCCGACAGCGTGCGAACTGGCTGGTGCGGAAACTCCCGACGGGATTGATGGAATTTCCTACGCTCCAACGCTGCTCGGAAATGATGCTGACCAAAAGCGACACGAGTACCTTTATTTCGCGAGCCAGGAGGGTCGCACAAGTGTTGGCGTTCGATCAGGTAAGTGGAAACTTGTCCGCTATCCGGACAAACCAAACCGCGACGCAGACTTGGCGTCTCCCGGAGAGTGGAAGCTCTATGATGTCACAACTGATCCAGGTGAAGAGACAGATCTCTCCGCTCAACATTCAGAAGTTGTGGAGAAGATGACCGAATCCCTGATTCGCGACGGACTCTGGAAAGAGGACGTTGATAGCTCTTCCAACTAG